From Pseudoalteromonas viridis, the proteins below share one genomic window:
- a CDS encoding efflux RND transporter permease subunit has translation MDGTREKGLIAWFARNPVAANLLMIFILVGGLLSAFTIRKQMFPQFENNWLSVQAVYPGAAPQEVEEGITIKVEESMEGLEGIKRLITYSNRGFSQTWIEVEEKYDPQEVLDEVKMQVDSISTFPAGMERPIVRRDKFEQEVMFLSLNGEMNFHQLKQLGNEIHDEMLALPGVNLVDFNGGLNYEISIEISPDRLREYGLTFRDISDAVKSFSANMSAGQIRSDNGYISMRVENQAYRGHEFEQLPLLTLADGAQIKLGDVATVTDGFEEGLLYSRYNGRNSLVFEVRASKDQDITKVAQVMKTYLAEKANQLPQGVELEPFIDLTYYLEGRLNMMIENMAWGGVLVMLMLALFLRVRLAFWVMMGLPVSFLGAFLFMPMGMLDVTINLASLFAFILVLGIVVDDAIVVGESAHAEIEKHGHSLDNVVRGVKRVAIPATFGVLTTVAAFLPQTFATGPAAAFSKAIGGVIILCLLFSLVESKLILPAHLAAMKDRPDNPKNPLHRARALIDGALKNFIENLYRPFIERCIHYRYTVIVGFLSIIIISGGMFAGGLVKFVANPKIPHDFPRITIDMNLSSSESATLATAKKVEQVILDVEKQIEAQYGTKMIKDLSVNLRGRTTASIMAILVEPHQRPIDTFALSALWRENMPPLPGVKSLNIQDSIMNGGRDDGDISFRLEGKDKKALQEVAGKLKEKLRTIAGVGDVNDSMQSSTEEVQLELKPLAYSMGLTLADVASQVNFSYYGLEAQRILRRGEEIKVMIRYPQEQRNTISDIQAVRIITPSGAEVPLGEIADINLVEGVNRIRRENAKRTINVWASVDTDQAEPFKIAEEIRDEYLPSLLQSYPGVSSSVAGRIQEEMDSVAEQIRDFALSLMIIFALLAIPLRSYSQPILIMSVIPFGVVGAVFGHMVLGMTMSSLSFFGIIAVAGVVVNDSLVMVDFVNKAREQGLSIKEAVVEAGCKRFRAILLTSLTTFIGLVPILLETSLQAQIVIPMAVSLAFGVLFATVITLILIPCQYVALEDLKRIIKRIKKPETGSKTLQQS, from the coding sequence ATGGATGGCACACGTGAAAAAGGCTTAATCGCCTGGTTTGCCCGCAACCCGGTTGCGGCCAATCTGCTGATGATTTTTATTCTGGTGGGCGGTTTGCTTAGCGCCTTTACCATTCGCAAACAGATGTTTCCGCAGTTCGAGAATAACTGGCTGAGTGTTCAGGCGGTATATCCTGGCGCCGCGCCCCAGGAGGTCGAAGAAGGGATCACCATTAAAGTGGAAGAGTCGATGGAAGGGCTGGAAGGGATCAAACGTCTGATCACCTACTCCAACCGTGGCTTCTCACAAACCTGGATTGAAGTGGAAGAAAAGTACGACCCGCAGGAAGTGCTCGACGAAGTCAAAATGCAGGTCGACTCCATTTCTACCTTTCCGGCTGGCATGGAACGCCCAATAGTCCGTCGCGATAAGTTTGAACAAGAAGTGATGTTTTTATCACTCAATGGCGAGATGAACTTCCACCAGCTGAAACAACTGGGAAATGAAATACACGATGAGATGCTCGCCCTGCCCGGCGTCAATCTGGTGGACTTCAACGGCGGCCTGAATTATGAGATCAGCATTGAGATAAGCCCTGACAGGCTGCGCGAATATGGTCTGACATTCAGAGATATTTCGGACGCAGTTAAAAGTTTCTCAGCCAATATGTCGGCAGGCCAGATCCGCTCGGACAATGGCTATATTTCCATGCGGGTCGAAAACCAAGCCTATCGGGGCCATGAGTTTGAACAGCTGCCCCTGTTGACACTCGCCGATGGTGCTCAGATCAAACTGGGCGATGTTGCGACTGTCACCGATGGCTTTGAAGAGGGCCTGTTGTATTCTCGCTACAACGGCCGTAATTCGCTGGTGTTCGAGGTACGCGCATCCAAAGATCAGGACATCACTAAAGTCGCTCAGGTGATGAAAACTTACTTAGCCGAGAAAGCAAATCAGCTGCCTCAGGGCGTCGAACTGGAACCCTTTATTGACTTGACCTACTACCTGGAAGGTCGCCTCAATATGATGATAGAAAACATGGCCTGGGGCGGCGTTTTGGTGATGCTGATGCTGGCGTTGTTTTTAAGAGTGCGTTTAGCATTTTGGGTCATGATGGGTTTGCCAGTCTCATTCCTTGGCGCCTTTTTGTTTATGCCAATGGGTATGCTGGATGTCACCATTAACCTGGCCTCGCTGTTTGCATTTATTCTCGTGCTTGGCATTGTGGTCGACGATGCCATTGTGGTTGGCGAATCCGCTCACGCGGAAATAGAAAAACACGGCCACAGCTTGGACAATGTGGTACGCGGCGTTAAGCGTGTTGCTATTCCGGCCACCTTTGGCGTACTCACCACAGTGGCCGCATTTTTACCTCAAACGTTTGCAACCGGTCCTGCAGCTGCATTCTCCAAAGCCATTGGTGGGGTCATTATTCTGTGCCTGCTATTCTCTTTGGTCGAATCTAAGCTGATCCTGCCTGCCCACCTGGCAGCAATGAAAGACCGCCCGGATAACCCTAAAAATCCGCTACACCGTGCCAGAGCCTTGATTGATGGTGCGCTGAAAAACTTTATTGAAAACCTGTATCGCCCCTTTATTGAGCGCTGTATTCACTACCGTTACACTGTAATCGTTGGCTTCCTGTCTATCATCATTATCAGTGGTGGCATGTTTGCCGGTGGCCTGGTGAAGTTTGTGGCGAACCCGAAAATCCCCCACGACTTCCCGCGCATCACCATAGATATGAACTTGTCATCTTCCGAGTCAGCAACACTGGCTACAGCTAAAAAAGTTGAGCAGGTTATTCTCGATGTTGAAAAACAAATTGAAGCGCAGTATGGCACAAAGATGATCAAAGACTTGTCTGTCAATTTACGTGGCAGAACCACCGCATCGATCATGGCCATTCTGGTTGAACCCCATCAGCGTCCGATAGACACTTTTGCACTGAGCGCACTATGGCGGGAAAACATGCCACCCCTGCCCGGCGTAAAATCCCTGAATATTCAGGACAGCATCATGAATGGTGGCCGGGATGATGGTGATATTAGCTTCCGCCTTGAGGGCAAAGATAAAAAGGCACTGCAAGAGGTCGCAGGTAAACTTAAAGAAAAGCTACGTACCATTGCCGGTGTGGGCGATGTCAATGACTCTATGCAATCGAGCACCGAAGAAGTGCAGCTAGAACTTAAACCACTGGCTTACAGCATGGGGCTGACCCTGGCCGATGTCGCCTCTCAGGTCAACTTTAGTTATTACGGCCTGGAAGCACAACGGATCCTGCGCCGCGGCGAAGAGATCAAAGTCATGATCCGCTATCCACAAGAGCAGCGCAACACCATCAGTGATATTCAGGCTGTGCGGATCATCACGCCCAGTGGTGCTGAAGTGCCGCTTGGTGAAATCGCCGATATTAACCTGGTCGAAGGGGTTAACCGCATCCGTCGCGAAAATGCTAAGCGGACAATCAATGTGTGGGCGTCGGTAGACACAGATCAGGCAGAGCCGTTTAAGATTGCCGAGGAGATCCGTGATGAATACTTACCTTCTTTACTACAAAGCTACCCTGGCGTAAGCAGTAGTGTTGCCGGGCGGATTCAGGAAGAAATGGACAGCGTAGCCGAGCAAATTCGTGACTTCGCCTTGTCTTTGATGATTATCTTTGCATTGCTGGCTATTCCGTTGCGCTCATATTCTCAACCAATCCTGATCATGTCCGTGATCCCCTTTGGTGTAGTCGGTGCCGTGTTTGGTCACATGGTGCTGGGTATGACCATGAGCAGCCTGTCGTTTTTTGGCATCATTGCGGTTGCAGGCGTGGTCGTTAACGATTCGCTGGTGATGGTGGATTTTGTCAACAAAGCGCGAGAGCAAGGGTTGAGCATTAAAGAGGCCGTTGTTGAAGCTGGCTGCAAACGTTTCAGAGCGATTTTGTTGACTTCACTGACCACCTTTATCGGCCTGGTCCCTATCCTGCTGGAAACCAGCCTGCAGGCACAAATTGTTATTCCTATGGCCGTTTCATTGGCTTTTGGTGTGTTGTTTGCGACCGTGATCACCCTGATTTTAATCCCTTGCCAATATGTGGCACTGGAAGATCTCAAGCGCATCATCAAACGCATTAAAAAGCCAGAAACGGGCTCGAAGACATTACAGCAAAGCTAA
- the map gene encoding type I methionyl aminopeptidase, with protein MTQVTIKNNAAIARMRDSGALLAQVFKALDEQVKPGVTTLQLDQFVEHYIVDVLGATPASKGQYGYPYAINTSVNEVVCHGMPNARCVIADEDILNIDITLKHQGYIADSSKMYVMPKASKTARALVDDTITALWRGIAQIKPGATLGDIGQAIGDYARLKGLSVVREYCGHGIGTQMHEAPEVLHFGRAGTGLTLLPGMTFTIEPMLNRGSHRVKTLNDGWTVVTRDRTLSAQAEHTILVTPSGFEVLTLREEEKAAGFTACGLPAKCNAQAL; from the coding sequence CGATAAAAAATAATGCCGCGATTGCGCGCATGCGGGACTCTGGTGCGCTACTGGCCCAGGTGTTTAAGGCATTGGATGAGCAGGTTAAACCTGGCGTCACAACCCTACAACTCGACCAGTTTGTTGAGCACTATATTGTTGATGTACTGGGTGCAACGCCCGCCAGCAAAGGGCAATATGGATACCCCTACGCTATCAACACTTCCGTTAATGAAGTGGTCTGCCATGGTATGCCCAACGCCAGGTGTGTCATTGCGGACGAAGACATTCTGAATATTGATATCACCCTGAAACATCAGGGTTACATTGCCGATTCCAGTAAAATGTACGTAATGCCTAAGGCCAGCAAGACTGCACGCGCACTGGTAGATGACACGATTACCGCATTATGGCGCGGCATCGCTCAGATCAAGCCTGGCGCGACGCTGGGAGATATTGGCCAGGCAATTGGAGACTATGCCCGGCTAAAGGGGTTGAGCGTTGTGCGGGAATATTGTGGTCATGGCATTGGCACCCAAATGCACGAAGCGCCCGAGGTTTTACATTTTGGTCGTGCGGGTACCGGACTAACACTTTTACCCGGCATGACCTTTACTATTGAGCCTATGCTCAACCGGGGCAGTCACAGGGTAAAAACGCTCAACGATGGCTGGACCGTGGTTACCCGGGATCGCACATTGTCCGCTCAGGCGGAACATACGATTTTGGTCACACCAAGCGGGTTCGAAGTCTTAACTCTGCGAGAAGAAGAAAAGGCGGCCGGATTCACTGCGTGTGGGCTGCCAGCTAAGTGCAATGCTCAAGCTCTGTGA
- a CDS encoding efflux RND transporter periplasmic adaptor subunit codes for MASKKQILLPVAVLLGGLATAFAFSAMKQPPEEKPEKVIHPLVEVQPVDMAPMQLMVDSYGLVTPKYSTELVAQVSGQLIALSDKFVKGGFVSQGETLARIDPNDYEAALIEAEASLAQAHSALEIEQAQAHVAKTEWQRIKDNAQSTIPSELYLRKPQLAEKLARFKAAQASVKRAKRNLERTYIKAPYDAIITSRSLSLGSVVNPGSTLGVLNATSVAEIRLPVADHELRYLRNNGLQASVSLSAKVAGQAVTWQGKIVRSEGVVDNKSRMTYLVAQVEAPYADQAQPLRFGTYLTAKIEGISVSNAMRIPRHLIRDGQVALLDQNQKLTFKPVTVIREVDGYAVATEGLMDGEQLITSALEYPTQGMQLRLDTAPALAPDTQLALKEE; via the coding sequence GTGGCTAGTAAAAAACAAATTCTATTACCCGTTGCGGTGCTACTCGGTGGCCTGGCCACCGCTTTTGCATTTTCGGCAATGAAGCAACCGCCCGAAGAAAAACCTGAGAAAGTCATTCATCCCTTGGTTGAAGTACAACCAGTAGATATGGCGCCGATGCAACTTATGGTGGACTCTTACGGGCTCGTCACCCCTAAGTACAGCACTGAGTTAGTCGCTCAGGTCAGCGGCCAGCTCATTGCGCTGTCAGACAAGTTTGTGAAAGGCGGATTTGTCAGCCAGGGGGAAACATTGGCTCGCATTGACCCCAATGATTATGAAGCGGCGTTAATTGAAGCCGAGGCCAGTCTGGCTCAGGCGCATTCAGCGCTGGAAATTGAACAAGCACAGGCGCATGTTGCAAAAACCGAATGGCAACGGATCAAAGACAATGCCCAGTCAACTATTCCCTCAGAGCTTTATCTGCGTAAACCCCAGCTGGCCGAGAAACTGGCGCGCTTTAAAGCTGCACAGGCCAGCGTCAAACGGGCAAAACGCAACCTGGAGCGCACCTATATCAAGGCGCCTTATGATGCCATCATTACCAGCCGCTCATTGAGCCTGGGCAGCGTTGTGAACCCGGGCAGTACGCTGGGTGTACTCAATGCAACTTCGGTTGCCGAGATCCGCCTGCCCGTTGCGGACCACGAACTAAGATATCTACGTAACAACGGCCTGCAAGCCAGTGTCTCTTTGTCAGCCAAAGTTGCGGGACAAGCGGTGACCTGGCAAGGCAAGATTGTGCGCAGCGAAGGGGTTGTCGACAACAAAAGTCGGATGACCTACCTGGTTGCTCAGGTCGAAGCCCCCTACGCGGATCAAGCTCAACCGTTGCGCTTTGGTACCTATCTGACGGCAAAAATTGAAGGGATATCCGTGAGCAATGCAATGCGTATCCCCCGCCACCTGATCCGCGACGGTCAGGTGGCGCTGCTCGACCAAAATCAAAAACTCACCTTTAAGCCTGTGACCGTGATCCGTGAAGTAGACGGATATGCCGTGGCTACAGAGGGGCTAATGGACGGGGAACAGCTTATTACTTCTGCCCTGGAATACCCAACACAAGGCATGCAGCTGCGTCTGGATACTGCGCCTGCACTGGCCCCAGACACTCAACTTGCTTTGAAGGAGGAGTAA
- a CDS encoding YkgJ family cysteine cluster protein, protein MECRLGCGACCIAPSISSPIPGMPQGKPAGERCIQLDDDNLCKLFGDPSRPKVCGDFVPCEDVCGSDNEHAMWLITELEHCT, encoded by the coding sequence ATGGAGTGTCGATTAGGCTGCGGCGCATGCTGCATAGCACCAAGTATCAGTTCGCCAATTCCGGGCATGCCGCAGGGCAAGCCTGCCGGTGAGCGCTGTATACAACTGGATGATGACAATCTGTGTAAGTTGTTTGGCGACCCTAGTCGGCCGAAAGTGTGTGGAGACTTTGTGCCCTGTGAGGATGTGTGTGGTTCAGACAATGAACATGCCATGTGGCTGATCACAGAGCTTGAGCATTGCACTTAG